The following proteins are co-located in the Vigna angularis cultivar LongXiaoDou No.4 chromosome 2, ASM1680809v1, whole genome shotgun sequence genome:
- the LOC108327280 gene encoding uncharacterized protein LOC108327280 produces MKLRSDFEGIRPNFMHRDPVPSLDACLNDLLREVQRLLTQSIIEEQRLSTVLVAYVAQGKSRRHDMSTIQCFSCKRFGHYASTYPKKFYKYCKKDGHIIKECPIRPPRRPATTFTTTTDSSIPNSYANSTPVHQNATTDVSTLTPEMDQHSGKIIVKGPKVGHLFPINFSLSPSLSLPLVSCNSAIVDYQVWHKRLGHPNSNAQFSSKIKILRSDNGGIYITLISGILAIQ; encoded by the exons ATGAAATTGCGATCTGACTTTGAAGGTATCCGGCCCAATTTCATGCATAGAGATCCTGTCCCATCGTTAGATGCATGTCTCAATGATTTGTTACGTGAAGTACAACGTCTTCTTACACAGTCCATCATTGAAGAACAAAGATTATCTACTGTTCTAGTAGCATACGTGGCACAAGGGAAGTCACGCCGCCATGACATGAGTACTATTCAATGTTTTAGTTGCAAGCGATTTGGCCACTATGCTTCAACTTATCCAAAAAAATTCTACAAGTACTGCAAAAAGGATGGTCATATTATTAAGGAATGCCCAATAAGGCCACCACGACGACCTGCAACAACTTTTACAACCACAACTGATTCTTCTATTCCGAACAGTTATGCCAATTCAACACCTGTCCATCAAAATGCTACTACTGATGTTTCAACTTTGACCCCTGAAATG GATCAACACTCGGGGAAGATAATTGTGAAGGGGCCTAAAGTTGGACATCTTTTTCCCATAAATTTCTCGCTGTCTCCAAGTCTTTCTTTGCCTTTAGTCTCTTGTAATTCTGCTATTGTTGATTACCAAGTGTGGCATAAGCGCCTTGGGCATCCCAACTCAAAT GCCCAATTCTCATCCAAAATCAAGATTCTTCGCTCTGATAATGGGGGAATATACATCACACTTATTTCAGGAATTCTTGCAATCCAATGA